The following are from one region of the Mycolicibacterium diernhoferi genome:
- a CDS encoding 4Fe-4S dicluster domain-containing protein yields the protein MIEIFSADRCISCDKCIDVCPTRVFDRGPDGLPVIARQDNCQTCFQCEAYCPTDALFVAAQLEPVPDGSPYKDLQHVTDTGLLGSYRRALGWGKGRTLGARIAIQPEMP from the coding sequence GTGATCGAGATCTTTTCCGCCGACCGGTGCATCTCCTGCGACAAGTGCATCGACGTGTGCCCGACCCGGGTGTTCGATCGCGGTCCAGACGGACTTCCGGTGATCGCCCGACAGGACAACTGCCAGACCTGCTTTCAGTGCGAGGCCTACTGCCCGACCGATGCACTGTTCGTGGCGGCACAACTGGAACCGGTGCCCGACGGATCCCCGTACAAGGATCTGCAGCACGTCACCGACACCGGTCTGCTGGGCTCCTATCGCCGGGCGCTGGGCTGGGGCAAGGGACGCACCCTGGGCGCGCGCATCGCCATTCAACCCGAAATGCCCTGA
- a CDS encoding MFS transporter → MTRPPRTSTWRDIRGGLLLDLTLFRHSRAFGRLWFGTTLGSIGQEMTVVTVALQVYAITSSTFAVSLIAGIALAPIVVIGLYGGTLADRFDRRRVAMMSSVISWLAIIVLTAHAFLDGTSLWVLYLAATVNSVANTVGGITRRAIVPRLLPKELLPAAGALNGISMGLMATVGPLLAAGAVGAGGFQSAYLVDAVLHTAAFLGIWSLPALRPVDEARAAAVGALRSVLDGLDYLRRAANIRFALTVDLVAMAFAQPRVLFPALGAVTLGGGVTTVGVLSAAGAAGAVLSSLFSGWTGSVRRQGFAILVVTYVYAAVIAVAGLILLWAVLLPRSGEVNNAAVAALAAVLAIGGAADGISVIFRGAILQAAVPDHLRGRVQSIFSIIVTGGPRVGDVVTGAVASVFAIWSPLLAGGIAMLLVVWLLARKVPSFKDYDRDNPAP, encoded by the coding sequence GTGACTCGGCCCCCTCGCACCTCGACCTGGCGCGATATCCGCGGCGGACTGCTGCTGGATCTCACCCTGTTCCGGCACAGCAGGGCCTTCGGCCGACTCTGGTTCGGCACCACCCTGGGCAGCATCGGTCAGGAGATGACCGTGGTGACCGTCGCTTTGCAGGTGTACGCCATCACCTCGTCGACCTTCGCGGTCTCGTTGATCGCGGGCATCGCGCTGGCACCGATCGTGGTGATCGGACTGTACGGCGGGACGCTGGCCGACCGCTTCGATCGCCGCCGGGTCGCAATGATGTCCTCGGTTATCTCCTGGCTGGCGATCATCGTGTTGACCGCCCACGCATTCCTGGATGGCACCTCGCTGTGGGTGCTCTACCTCGCCGCCACGGTCAACTCGGTGGCCAATACCGTCGGCGGAATCACCCGGCGAGCCATCGTTCCCCGGCTGCTGCCCAAGGAATTGCTGCCGGCTGCCGGCGCCCTTAATGGCATCAGCATGGGGTTGATGGCGACGGTCGGTCCGCTGCTGGCCGCCGGCGCGGTCGGCGCCGGCGGGTTTCAATCGGCATATCTCGTCGATGCGGTGCTGCATACCGCGGCCTTCCTCGGCATCTGGTCGCTACCCGCGCTGAGACCGGTGGACGAGGCCCGTGCCGCGGCGGTCGGTGCGCTGCGTTCGGTGCTCGACGGTCTGGACTACCTCCGGCGGGCCGCCAATATCCGGTTCGCCCTGACCGTCGATCTGGTGGCGATGGCCTTCGCTCAACCCCGGGTGCTGTTCCCTGCCCTGGGCGCGGTGACGCTGGGCGGCGGGGTCACCACTGTCGGGGTGTTGTCCGCGGCCGGCGCCGCCGGCGCGGTGCTGTCCTCGTTGTTCTCCGGGTGGACCGGATCGGTTCGTCGGCAAGGCTTCGCGATCCTGGTGGTGACCTATGTCTACGCAGCGGTGATCGCCGTTGCCGGTCTCATCCTGCTGTGGGCGGTGCTGTTACCGCGTTCCGGTGAAGTCAACAACGCTGCGGTGGCGGCGCTCGCGGCCGTTCTGGCCATCGGCGGCGCTGCGGACGGTATTTCGGTGATCTTCCGCGGGGCGATCCTGCAGGCCGCGGTACCCGACCACCTGCGTGGCCGGGTGCAGAGCATCTTCAGCATCATCGTGACCGGCGGGCCGCGGGTCGGCGACGTCGTGACCGGTGCGGTGGCCAGCGTGTTCGCCATCTGGAGTCCACTGCTGGCCGGTGGCATCGCGATGCTGCTGGTGGTCTGGCTGTTGGCCAGGAAGGTGCCGTCGTTCAAGGATTACGACCGGGACAACCCGGCACCGTGA
- a CDS encoding sulfurtransferase produces the protein MSDAAREAHLISPVDLGTALASGQDVVLLDVRHTQASDSADPDAFRAGHIPGAQFVDIDDDLAGTSTGANGARPLPEPDVLEQKVRRWGIDARTPVVVYGATRSPAPARAWWLLRWAGVESVRLLDGGLDGWACHGGLLTSAETTRAESRFEIRPGRLPIVEAIAVPDFAARGQLLDARPAARFSDPTNPAAGHIPDARNVPLPELFDARGYLKSEPDLLAVFGARGIGPHSRPATYCGSGVAAALEVLALALLDIPAHLYVGSLSEWAADPARKLVR, from the coding sequence GTGAGCGACGCGGCGCGCGAGGCGCATCTGATCAGCCCCGTCGATCTGGGTACAGCACTGGCGTCGGGCCAGGATGTCGTCCTGCTCGATGTGCGACACACCCAGGCGTCCGATTCGGCCGACCCGGACGCATTTCGGGCCGGCCACATTCCCGGCGCGCAGTTCGTCGATATCGATGACGATCTCGCCGGCACCAGCACCGGCGCCAACGGCGCCCGGCCACTGCCGGAGCCCGATGTACTGGAGCAGAAGGTGCGCCGCTGGGGTATCGATGCCCGAACCCCGGTCGTGGTCTACGGCGCGACGCGTTCCCCCGCCCCTGCCCGCGCCTGGTGGTTGCTGCGCTGGGCCGGTGTCGAATCGGTGCGACTGCTCGACGGCGGCCTCGACGGTTGGGCCTGCCACGGCGGTCTGCTGACCAGTGCCGAAACCACCCGTGCGGAAAGCCGATTCGAGATCAGACCGGGCCGGCTGCCGATCGTCGAGGCGATCGCAGTGCCCGATTTCGCCGCGCGGGGACAGCTTCTCGATGCCCGTCCGGCCGCCCGGTTCAGCGACCCGACCAACCCTGCTGCCGGCCACATTCCGGACGCCCGAAATGTGCCGCTGCCCGAATTGTTCGACGCACGCGGATATCTCAAGAGCGAACCGGACTTGCTGGCGGTCTTCGGCGCCCGCGGAATCGGGCCGCACAGCAGGCCGGCGACCTATTGCGGCTCCGGTGTGGCGGCCGCGCTGGAAGTCCTGGCGCTCGCCCTGCTGGACATACCGGCCCACCTCTACGTGGGGTCACTGTCGGAGTGGGCCGCGGATCCCGCCCGTAAGCTCGTCCGGTGA
- a CDS encoding sulfurtransferase, with product MTLITRSVVSPEELLGALDDPDLAIIEVHATRPGSAVIPGARPVFWKDLAWHPLDRELASGELLSARLFELGAGTGSRIVLAGEPTQFAAYLLWTLRVRGFTDIGYLDGGLETWRALGAPTAADTPVTRTAPTEPLPVPDPTPAHEQLRIGRDDVRALLDDDSVVLLDYRTPQEYAGERVSGPTAPIDHGAERHGRIPGAKPLFFRELLDESGRLKPADQLRELVDGSIAGDPRLIVNYCRLSHRSTLGWIALSEVLGYDNVRVYDGSWTEWGSIVGFPIEK from the coding sequence ATGACTCTCATCACGCGCAGCGTGGTGTCGCCGGAGGAACTGCTCGGCGCCCTCGACGACCCCGACCTGGCGATCATCGAGGTGCACGCGACACGTCCCGGCAGCGCGGTCATCCCCGGTGCCCGGCCGGTCTTCTGGAAAGACCTGGCCTGGCATCCGCTGGATCGTGAGCTGGCTTCCGGGGAACTGTTGTCTGCGCGGCTGTTCGAGCTCGGCGCCGGTACCGGGTCGCGCATCGTGCTGGCCGGCGAGCCGACACAGTTCGCCGCCTATCTGCTGTGGACACTGCGGGTCCGGGGTTTCACCGATATCGGTTACCTGGACGGCGGACTGGAGACATGGCGGGCACTCGGTGCTCCGACGGCGGCCGATACGCCGGTGACCCGGACTGCGCCGACGGAGCCGCTGCCGGTCCCGGATCCCACCCCGGCGCACGAACAGCTGCGGATCGGACGCGATGACGTGCGTGCGCTGCTCGATGACGACAGCGTGGTGTTGCTGGACTACCGCACACCGCAGGAATACGCGGGGGAGCGGGTGAGCGGCCCGACCGCACCGATCGATCACGGCGCCGAGCGGCACGGCCGCATCCCCGGTGCGAAACCACTGTTCTTCCGCGAGCTGCTCGATGAGTCCGGTCGGCTCAAACCGGCCGATCAGCTGCGGGAGCTCGTGGACGGCAGCATCGCTGGGGACCCCCGCCTCATCGTCAACTACTGCCGACTGTCGCACCGGTCCACGCTGGGCTGGATCGCACTCTCGGAGGTGCTCGGCTATGACAATGTCCGCGTCTACGACGGGTCCTGGACCGAGTGGGGCAGCATCGTCGGCTTTCCCATCGAAAAGTAA
- a CDS encoding NtaA/DmoA family FMN-dependent monooxygenase (This protein belongs to a clade of FMN-dependent monooxygenases, within a broader family of flavin-dependent oxidoreductases, the luciferase-like monooxygenase (LMM) family, some of whose members use coenzyme F420 rather than FMN.), whose protein sequence is MTTSQSKSLTLNLNLIPGGVFPGAWRAGNGDARQYSSLEHYIEVAKIAERGKFDAVFLADTPVWRYRGEYRPFRGLDPTLAFAAIAQHTSHIGLVATGSSSYNSAYNLARRISTLDHISGGRAAWNIVATNGDDVARNFGREHGLDHDQRYRRAHEFVEAVRALWDGWADDAWVADRETGTYVDDSRIRAVDYTGEFVNTAGPLPLPRSPQGHPVLVQAGSSPDGIGLAARFADAVYTVQSTIESAIAFRNTVRARAREWGRDPETIRVLPGLITLVAPTEAEARQREIELRELHTEHFAINALALQIGVPVEALDLDKELPWDLVPSDGELGAQGGHFAALIGTARRERYTVKQILARQGGGLTHVTAIGSPEQVADQIETWYAAGAADGFNIMSAQLPHVATEFVEHVVPLLQRKGIFRAEYPGTTLRDTLGLARPGDGFEDYRAPSTPRHKVGEAAFG, encoded by the coding sequence ATGACAACGTCTCAGTCGAAATCCTTGACTCTCAATCTCAACCTGATTCCCGGTGGAGTGTTCCCGGGCGCCTGGCGCGCCGGTAACGGTGATGCTCGCCAGTACAGCAGCCTTGAGCACTACATCGAGGTAGCCAAGATCGCCGAGCGGGGCAAGTTCGACGCGGTGTTCCTCGCCGACACCCCGGTGTGGCGGTACCGCGGTGAATACCGCCCGTTCCGCGGTCTCGACCCGACGCTGGCCTTCGCCGCGATCGCGCAGCACACCAGTCACATCGGTCTGGTCGCCACCGGATCGAGTTCCTACAACTCCGCCTACAACCTGGCCCGCCGGATCTCGACCCTGGATCACATCTCGGGCGGCCGCGCCGCGTGGAACATCGTGGCCACCAACGGAGATGACGTCGCGCGTAACTTCGGCCGGGAGCACGGCCTGGATCACGATCAGCGTTACCGTCGGGCGCACGAGTTCGTCGAAGCGGTCCGTGCGCTGTGGGACGGCTGGGCCGATGACGCATGGGTGGCCGACCGGGAGACCGGCACCTATGTCGATGACAGCCGGATCCGCGCCGTCGACTACACCGGTGAGTTCGTGAACACCGCAGGCCCGCTGCCGTTGCCGCGCTCGCCGCAGGGGCATCCGGTGCTGGTGCAGGCCGGGTCGTCCCCGGACGGGATCGGGCTGGCGGCCCGGTTTGCCGATGCGGTCTACACCGTGCAGTCGACCATCGAATCGGCGATCGCCTTCCGCAACACCGTCCGCGCCCGTGCCCGCGAGTGGGGCCGTGACCCGGAGACCATCCGGGTGCTGCCCGGTCTGATCACGTTGGTCGCCCCGACCGAAGCCGAAGCGCGGCAACGAGAGATCGAGCTCCGCGAACTGCACACCGAACATTTCGCGATCAATGCGCTGGCCCTGCAGATCGGCGTGCCGGTGGAGGCCCTGGATCTGGACAAGGAACTGCCCTGGGATCTGGTGCCCTCCGACGGTGAACTGGGCGCGCAGGGCGGACATTTCGCCGCCCTGATCGGCACCGCGCGCCGGGAGCGCTACACCGTCAAGCAGATCCTGGCCCGCCAGGGCGGCGGGCTCACCCACGTCACTGCGATCGGCAGCCCCGAGCAGGTCGCCGACCAGATCGAAACCTGGTACGCCGCAGGGGCCGCCGACGGGTTCAACATCATGAGTGCCCAGCTTCCGCACGTCGCCACGGAGTTCGTCGAGCATGTGGTGCCGCTGTTGCAGCGCAAGGGCATCTTCCGCGCCGAGTACCCGGGCACCACCCTGCGGGACACCCTGGGGCTGGCCCGTCCCGGCGACGGCTTCGAGGACTACCGGGCGCCCAGCACACCCCGGCATAAGGTGGGGGAGGCCGCGTTCGGTTGA